A region from the Campylobacter subantarcticus LMG 24377 genome encodes:
- the modA gene encoding molybdate ABC transporter substrate-binding protein — MKKIFTLLFLCILSYGADVNIAAAANVAYAFKALQKEFQKENPDISINVSLGASGNLVAQIKNGAPFDIFMAANMKFAQSLYDDHFASTKPVIYAQGALALLSVRMDLSKELNTLKEEKIKIITIANPKAAPYGQASIETLQNAKIYEQTKAKIIEAKSIGEALTQTLKAADVGFIAASALYEDTLKSYKLQEGKNYILIDPKLYGPINQGIIITSYGKDNAKAKKFYDFILSDKAKQIFKAYGYNTP; from the coding sequence ATGAAAAAAATTTTCACCTTACTTTTTTTATGCATTCTTAGCTATGGAGCTGATGTAAATATCGCAGCAGCTGCAAATGTAGCCTATGCATTTAAAGCCTTGCAAAAAGAATTTCAAAAAGAAAACCCTGATATTAGTATCAATGTAAGCTTGGGAGCTAGTGGAAATTTAGTTGCACAGATTAAAAATGGAGCACCATTTGATATATTTATGGCGGCAAATATGAAATTTGCTCAAAGTTTGTATGATGATCATTTTGCTAGTACAAAACCTGTTATTTACGCTCAAGGAGCTTTAGCTTTACTTAGTGTAAGAATGGATTTAAGCAAAGAATTAAACACGCTTAAAGAAGAAAAAATAAAAATCATCACCATAGCTAATCCCAAAGCAGCTCCTTATGGTCAAGCTAGCATAGAAACTTTACAAAATGCTAAAATTTATGAGCAAACAAAAGCTAAAATCATCGAAGCAAAATCCATAGGAGAAGCACTTACTCAAACACTAAAAGCAGCCGATGTGGGTTTTATAGCAGCAAGTGCTTTATATGAAGATACACTAAAATCTTATAAACTCCAAGAAGGAAAAAATTATATTTTAATCGATCCAAAGCTTTATGGACCAATCAATCAAGGCATTATTATCACTTCTTATGGTAAAGATAATGCCAAAGCTAAGAAATTTTATGATTTTATCCTAAGCGATAAAGCCAAGCAAATTTTCAAAGCTTATGGCTATAATACCCCATGA
- a CDS encoding efflux RND transporter permease subunit, whose translation MISRILKVFLNFPKLTLGFALIFCVFFGFFAKNLSVDASAESLLLEHDEGLKLYREVSTRYGSDNFLMLAFSPKQGDIFDQVNLGKIKNLTQALSKINGVEKVFSIANAPLLTSSKGKELKEIIQDIPNIFSQDVDIALAKKEILNHPFYRNNIISKDGKTTGILIYLAPDLAYNALVHTRDELKDEKEKHQLRVLIKEHQEHSRKFSAQRLHEINALVAQYSQNGDFLHLGGVEMIANDMINYVKSDLKIYGLSLIGLLFVALWWFFGSLRLVFLALGICLLSLFSSSGIFALLGFDITVVSSNYVALVLIITVSIVIHLIVHFIENLQKHPKSSVYKILLSTLLDKAKPSFFAILTTVVGFLSFVFSDIEPIIKLGIMMSLGISVSLILAYVYFASILVLMPRLEFKKLNQSSLCFLNFCANASLKHRKIIYGISVLCVVFALWGIAQIKVENSFVSYFKDSSRIKQGLLVIDKDLGGTMPLDVIVRFKQEKQHQQSTDEFEQEFDDLAKDDRYFFSSEKTRIAAKVHEFLSKQKYVGSVLSLESLLELGKSINNGKPLDDFALAFLYENLDEGFKKQVLIPFVSVENNELRFSVRMLDSDPNLRRDVFLKQLEKNLNKLLQNDNVQVQISGIMPLYNNMLQSLFSSQFDTLAFVVLVIFALFVVIFRSFVYAFVAILANLIPLALVFGLMGILNIPLDIMSITIAAICIGIGVDDMIHYIYRFKEELKHKSLEEAIKASHLGIGSAIYYTSVTIILGFLVMVSSNFIPTIYFGLLTVLAMSLLLLGSLFLLPSFILTYHYFKQNYNKSKAKAH comes from the coding sequence ATGATAAGTAGAATTTTAAAAGTTTTTTTAAATTTCCCAAAATTAACTTTGGGCTTTGCTTTGATTTTTTGTGTTTTTTTTGGATTTTTCGCAAAAAATTTAAGTGTAGATGCTAGTGCTGAAAGCTTGCTTTTAGAGCATGATGAGGGTTTGAAATTATATAGAGAAGTTTCAACACGTTATGGTAGTGATAACTTTTTAATGCTTGCTTTTAGCCCCAAACAAGGGGATATATTTGACCAAGTTAATTTAGGTAAAATCAAAAATTTAACCCAAGCTTTGTCAAAAATCAACGGAGTGGAGAAGGTTTTTTCTATCGCTAATGCTCCTTTGCTTACAAGTTCTAAAGGGAAAGAATTAAAAGAAATTATTCAAGATATTCCTAATATTTTTAGCCAAGATGTGGATATCGCACTAGCTAAAAAAGAAATTTTAAATCATCCTTTTTATAGAAACAATATTATTTCAAAAGATGGAAAAACGACAGGAATTTTGATCTATCTTGCACCTGATCTTGCATATAATGCCTTAGTTCACACAAGAGATGAATTAAAAGATGAAAAAGAAAAGCACCAACTTAGAGTTTTGATAAAAGAACATCAAGAGCATTCAAGAAAATTCAGTGCTCAAAGACTACATGAAATCAATGCACTAGTGGCACAATATAGTCAAAATGGTGATTTTTTACATCTTGGTGGCGTTGAAATGATCGCTAATGATATGATTAATTATGTTAAAAGCGATTTGAAAATTTATGGACTTAGTTTAATTGGACTTTTGTTTGTTGCGCTTTGGTGGTTTTTTGGCTCTTTGCGTTTAGTATTTTTAGCTTTAGGGATTTGTTTGCTTTCTCTTTTTAGTTCTAGTGGAATTTTTGCGCTTTTGGGTTTTGATATCACTGTGGTTTCTTCAAATTATGTAGCTTTGGTATTGATCATAACTGTTTCTATTGTGATTCATTTAATTGTACATTTTATAGAAAATTTACAAAAACATCCAAAGTCTAGTGTCTATAAAATACTTCTTTCAACTTTACTAGACAAAGCAAAGCCGAGTTTTTTTGCTATTTTAACCACGGTTGTTGGATTTTTAAGTTTTGTTTTTTCAGATATTGAGCCTATCATCAAACTTGGTATAATGATGAGTCTTGGTATAAGTGTGAGTTTGATTTTAGCTTATGTGTATTTTGCTAGTATTTTGGTGTTAATGCCGCGTTTAGAATTTAAAAAGCTTAATCAAAGCTCGCTTTGTTTTTTAAATTTTTGTGCAAATGCGAGCTTAAAACATAGAAAAATCATTTACGGTATTAGTGTTTTATGTGTAGTGTTTGCTTTATGGGGTATTGCTCAAATTAAAGTAGAAAATAGCTTTGTGAGTTATTTTAAAGACAGCTCTAGAATTAAACAAGGTTTGCTAGTTATCGATAAAGACTTGGGTGGGACTATGCCTTTAGATGTGATTGTTCGTTTTAAACAAGAAAAGCAACACCAACAAAGTACTGATGAGTTTGAGCAAGAATTTGATGATCTAGCTAAAGATGATAGGTATTTTTTTAGTAGTGAAAAAACAAGAATAGCTGCTAAAGTACATGAGTTTTTGAGTAAACAAAAATATGTAGGTTCTGTGTTAAGTTTAGAAAGTTTATTAGAGCTTGGCAAAAGCATTAACAATGGCAAACCTTTAGATGATTTTGCTTTGGCTTTTTTGTATGAAAATTTAGATGAGGGTTTTAAAAAGCAAGTTTTAATTCCTTTTGTTAGTGTGGAAAACAATGAGTTAAGATTTAGTGTGCGTATGTTAGATAGCGACCCAAATTTAAGACGCGATGTCTTTTTAAAACAGCTTGAAAAAAATCTAAACAAACTTTTACAAAATGACAATGTACAAGTGCAAATTAGTGGCATAATGCCTTTGTATAACAACATGCTTCAAAGTCTTTTTTCTTCGCAGTTTGATACTCTAGCTTTTGTAGTGCTTGTGATTTTTGCTTTATTTGTGGTGATTTTTAGAAGTTTTGTTTATGCTTTTGTTGCAATTTTAGCTAATCTCATACCTTTGGCTTTGGTGTTTGGCTTAATGGGAATTTTAAATATACCGCTTGATATTATGAGTATTACCATCGCTGCTATTTGTATAGGGATAGGAGTTGATGATATGATTCATTATATTTACCGTTTTAAAGAAGAGTTGAAGCATAAAAGTTTAGAAGAGGCTATAAAGGCTTCTCATCTTGGCATAGGAAGTGCAATTTATTACACGAGTGTTACGATTATTCTAGGCTTTTTGGTAATGGTAAGTAGTAATTTTATCCCAACGATATATTTTGGCTTACTTACGGTTTTGGCAATGAGTTTACTTTTGCTTGGATCACTCTTTTTGTTGCCAAGTTTTATTTTGACTTATCATTATTTTAAGCAAAATTACAATAAATCAAAAGCCAAAGCACATTAA
- a CDS encoding AI-2E family transporter: MKNSNFFLISFILIILFWVLYLFQPFLMNIAIASLMAVSTSNINVKFLTIFKGKKVVAATATTAFMLAMFFIPFVYAVIELVKAAKGFDVNYFHNTIEYFKNYSLHLPESLSFIEPKIKEALASIDLNSISKNILTYLSSATKFGTKFLTDMVLICVFYFFANLYGSQLIGYIKTIIPMKKEETQGILSEVSNVMSVVFYSMVLNAILQGVLFAIIAKIYGYDAILMGILFCFSSLIPVVGGALVYVPVSLYEFANNNLSGALVIFIYSVVIISFIADTLVKPYIIKWINEKLVQIPTQINELLIFFAMIAGISSFGFWGIILGPAILTFFISTLKLYVILKEKHFV, encoded by the coding sequence ATGAAAAATAGTAATTTTTTCTTAATTAGTTTTATTTTAATCATTTTATTTTGGGTGCTTTATTTATTTCAGCCTTTTTTAATGAATATTGCCATAGCAAGTTTGATGGCCGTTTCCACTTCCAATATCAATGTTAAATTTCTAACTATTTTTAAAGGAAAAAAAGTTGTTGCAGCTACTGCTACCACTGCATTTATGTTGGCTATGTTTTTTATACCTTTTGTTTATGCTGTCATAGAACTAGTAAAGGCTGCAAAAGGTTTTGATGTAAACTATTTTCACAATACTATAGAATATTTCAAAAATTATTCTTTACACTTACCTGAGTCTTTAAGCTTTATAGAACCTAAAATCAAAGAAGCATTAGCAAGTATTGACTTAAATTCTATCTCTAAAAATATTTTAACCTATCTTTCAAGTGCAACTAAATTTGGTACGAAATTTCTAACAGATATGGTATTAATTTGTGTATTTTATTTCTTTGCTAATCTTTATGGATCCCAACTCATTGGTTATATCAAAACCATAATTCCTATGAAAAAAGAAGAAACTCAAGGCATTTTAAGTGAAGTGAGTAATGTAATGTCTGTGGTGTTTTATTCTATGGTGCTAAATGCTATTTTACAAGGAGTACTTTTTGCTATCATTGCTAAAATTTATGGCTATGATGCTATTTTAATGGGGATATTATTTTGTTTTAGCTCTTTAATCCCTGTAGTGGGAGGGGCTTTGGTTTATGTGCCTGTTTCTTTATATGAATTTGCAAACAATAATCTAAGCGGTGCTTTGGTGATTTTTATCTATAGCGTTGTGATAATATCTTTTATCGCGGATACTTTAGTAAAACCCTACATCATTAAATGGATTAATGAAAAACTTGTTCAAATTCCAACACAAATCAATGAGCTTTTGATTTTCTTTGCAATGATAGCAGGAATTTCAAGTTTTGGTTTTTGGGGTATTATCCTTGGACCTGCTATTTTAACTTTCTTTATCTCTACCTTAAAATTATATGTGATTTTAAAAGAAAAACATTTTGTATAA
- a CDS encoding VacJ family lipoprotein produces the protein MLKYILVLCLFLNALILANDFEDFEQEYQKKEVKDSFYIYNKAMSKFNYDLYIYFLRPVTLSYKSITPSFIRTGVKNAFDTTRSPFRFINHLLSLEFRKAGEEFGRFCVNVIFGFGLLDSASKTPLKSYEADFGTTLGKWGMGSGPHLVLPLIGPSNLRDSLALPVNWFMVPEGYIKNFWLGVSVNTALRLNELSFDHEKIDDVYQNSVDYYTFIRDAYEQRRQEMIK, from the coding sequence TTGTTAAAATACATACTAGTTTTGTGTTTATTTTTAAATGCTTTGATTTTAGCAAATGACTTTGAAGATTTTGAGCAAGAGTATCAAAAAAAAGAAGTCAAAGATAGTTTTTATATTTATAATAAAGCTATGAGTAAATTTAATTACGATCTTTATATTTATTTTTTAAGGCCGGTTACACTTTCTTATAAAAGTATTACTCCAAGTTTTATAAGAACAGGAGTAAAAAATGCTTTTGATACCACAAGATCGCCTTTTAGATTTATCAATCACCTTTTAAGTTTGGAATTTAGAAAAGCTGGTGAGGAATTTGGAAGATTTTGTGTGAATGTGATTTTTGGATTTGGTTTGCTAGATAGTGCAAGCAAAACTCCTTTAAAAAGTTATGAAGCAGATTTTGGAACTACTTTGGGCAAATGGGGTATGGGAAGTGGGCCGCATTTGGTATTGCCATTGATTGGTCCTTCTAATTTACGAGATAGTTTAGCCTTGCCGGTTAATTGGTTTATGGTGCCTGAGGGGTATATTAAGAATTTTTGGCTAGGTGTTAGTGTGAATACTGCATTAAGATTAAATGAATTAAGCTTTGATCATGAAAAAATCGATGATGTTTATCAAAATAGTGTGGATTATTACACTTTTATACGTGATGCGTATGAGCAAAGACGCCAAGAGATGATCAAATAA
- a CDS encoding transporter, toluene tolerance family, which yields MKKIIVLLCSVAFAFALNLQDISKTMQEKIDESLKILDQNKNNKNKAADEIFALFDGVFDYELMAKLSLSTRYEKLNSAEKTQFNQAFEKNLKKSFTDKLALYDSQKLKVVALEEKNKRAFLKTSMLVDGKENFVTFKFYDKNNDWQIYDVDIFGISIIQTYRSQFKDVLQNGDFKTLLEKLSSVDFSK from the coding sequence ATGAAAAAAATCATAGTTTTACTTTGTAGTGTGGCATTTGCTTTTGCTTTAAATTTGCAAGATATCTCTAAAACTATGCAAGAAAAAATTGATGAAAGTTTAAAAATTTTAGATCAAAATAAAAACAATAAAAACAAAGCAGCAGATGAAATCTTTGCTCTTTTTGATGGTGTTTTTGATTATGAATTAATGGCCAAACTTAGTCTTTCTACTAGATATGAAAAATTAAATTCAGCAGAAAAAACACAATTTAATCAAGCTTTTGAAAAAAATCTTAAAAAAAGCTTCACAGACAAGCTTGCTTTGTATGATTCGCAAAAATTAAAAGTCGTTGCTTTAGAAGAAAAAAATAAAAGAGCTTTTTTAAAAACATCAATGTTAGTAGATGGTAAAGAAAATTTTGTGACTTTTAAATTTTATGACAAAAATAATGATTGGCAAATTTATGATGTGGATATTTTTGGCATAAGTATCATTCAAACTTATCGTTCGCAGTTTAAAGATGTCTTGCAAAATGGCGACTTTAAGACCTTACTTGAAAAGCTTTCTAGTGTTGATTTTTCTAAATAA
- the rdgB gene encoding RdgB/HAM1 family non-canonical purine NTP pyrophosphatase, with the protein MKKKLKIVLATSNTHKIEEIKKFLTTYEIYALNEVITPFEIIEDGASFKENALIKSKAIFNALGNKQDEFITLSDDSGISVEALDNAPGIFSARYSQEGTDEANRNKLIQALHEKNLHQSKAFYTAAIAISSKYGHFTTHGYMHGLVIDTLRGSNGFGYDPLFIPKGFDKTLGELEEQVKLAISHRSQALMFSTYILRVLEKIAF; encoded by the coding sequence ATGAAAAAAAAATTAAAAATAGTTTTAGCTACTTCCAATACACATAAAATAGAAGAAATTAAGAAATTTTTAACTACTTATGAAATTTATGCATTAAATGAAGTCATCACTCCTTTTGAAATCATCGAAGATGGCGCAAGCTTTAAAGAAAACGCTTTGATAAAATCTAAGGCTATTTTTAATGCTCTAGGTAACAAACAAGATGAATTTATCACCTTAAGCGATGATAGTGGCATTAGTGTAGAAGCTTTAGACAATGCACCAGGAATTTTTTCTGCAAGATACTCTCAAGAAGGCACCGATGAGGCCAATAGAAACAAACTCATTCAAGCCTTACATGAAAAAAATTTACATCAAAGTAAAGCATTTTACACCGCAGCTATAGCTATAAGCTCAAAATACGGACATTTTACTACCCATGGATATATGCATGGGCTTGTCATTGACACATTAAGAGGAAGTAATGGTTTTGGTTATGATCCTTTATTTATCCCAAAAGGTTTTGATAAAACCTTAGGAGAACTAGAAGAACAAGTTAAACTAGCCATATCACATCGTTCTCAAGCTTTAATGTTTTCTACTTACATTTTAAGAGTGCTTGAAAAAATAGCATTTTAA
- the ruvB gene encoding Holliday junction branch migration DNA helicase RuvB — MDRIVEIEKFSPDETYETSLRPSNFDGYIGQENIKKNLEIFIKAAKKRNECLDHILFSGPAGLGKTTLANIISYEMNANIKTTAAPMIEKSGDLAAILTNLSEGDILFIDEIHRLSPAIEEVLYPAMEDFRLDIIIGSGPAAQTIKIDLPKFTLIGATTRAGMLSNPLRDRFGMQFRLEFYKNEELAIILEKAALKLNKTCEKKASLEIAKRSRSTPRIALRLLKRVRDFADVNDEDNISEKRAKEALNSLGVNELGFDAMDLKYLELLTEAKRKPIGLSSIAAALSEDENTIEDVIEPYLLANGYIERTAKGRIASLKSFDVLKLKYNKGLFDEK; from the coding sequence ATGGATAGAATTGTAGAGATTGAAAAATTCTCCCCTGATGAGACTTATGAAACAAGCCTTAGACCTTCAAATTTTGATGGCTACATAGGACAAGAAAACATTAAAAAAAATTTAGAAATTTTTATCAAAGCTGCTAAAAAAAGAAATGAATGTCTAGATCATATCCTTTTTAGTGGGCCTGCAGGACTTGGTAAGACAACTTTAGCAAATATTATCTCATATGAAATGAATGCAAATATCAAAACTACTGCTGCACCCATGATAGAAAAAAGCGGGGACTTAGCTGCGATTTTAACCAACCTTAGCGAAGGAGATATTTTATTTATCGATGAAATTCATCGCTTAAGTCCCGCCATAGAAGAAGTGCTTTATCCTGCTATGGAGGATTTTCGTCTTGATATTATCATCGGTAGTGGTCCTGCTGCACAAACTATAAAAATTGACTTACCAAAATTTACTCTAATAGGTGCTACTACAAGAGCAGGTATGCTAAGCAATCCTTTGCGCGATCGCTTTGGTATGCAATTTCGCTTAGAATTTTATAAAAATGAAGAACTTGCTATCATTTTAGAAAAAGCGGCCCTAAAGCTTAATAAAACTTGTGAAAAAAAGGCTTCTTTGGAAATAGCCAAACGCAGTCGCTCTACTCCAAGGATCGCACTAAGGTTACTTAAACGTGTAAGAGATTTTGCTGATGTTAATGATGAGGATAACATTAGCGAAAAAAGAGCCAAAGAAGCACTAAATTCTTTAGGAGTAAATGAGCTAGGTTTTGATGCAATGGATTTAAAATACTTAGAACTTTTAACAGAAGCCAAAAGAAAACCAATAGGACTTTCAAGCATAGCCGCAGCACTAAGTGAAGATGAAAATACTATAGAAGATGTTATAGAACCTTACTTACTAGCAAATGGCTATATAGAAAGAACAGCCAAAGGTCGTATTGCGAGTTTAAAAAGCTTTGATGTATTAAAACTAAAATATAACAAAGGCTTATTTGATGAAAAATAG
- a CDS encoding MFS transporter, translating to MLKTVLPLSFIVGTRFFGLFIVLPVLSLYALNLKGANEFLVGLLVGVYALTQMALQVPFGIISDKIGRKKTMLIGLIVFIIGSLVCSYADDIYTMMFGRLLQGAGAIGAVATAMISDFINEENRGKAMAIMGSFIGLSFAVSLVLSPLMSAKFGLSSLFDLSAILSLICIVLLFSVVPKEHTIIHENTKTPLKKLLKEKNLALMNLTNCMQKLLMSIAFLSIPLVLVHEFNYPSENLWYVYVSSMVLGFLAMGLSGSLGEKRGLSKEILLLGVAFFIIAYIIFAFSYNALVFMVGVVVFFIGFNLHEPIMQSCASKFAKVNEKGAALGVFNAFGYFGSFLGGVIGGYFLHHFSLVTLAFILVVLSCLWFVLLLFLQSPADFKNVYLSLETKHDLNVFKNINGVLDVYKNSKFLVIKYNKKFTSEGEILAIIGK from the coding sequence ATGCTTAAAACAGTTTTACCTTTGTCCTTTATTGTTGGGACTAGATTTTTTGGATTATTTATAGTTTTGCCGGTTTTAAGTTTATATGCTTTAAATTTAAAAGGAGCTAATGAGTTTTTAGTGGGACTTTTGGTAGGAGTATATGCTCTCACTCAAATGGCGTTGCAAGTTCCTTTTGGAATCATTTCAGATAAAATAGGGCGTAAGAAAACTATGCTAATAGGACTTATCGTGTTTATCATAGGTTCTTTGGTGTGTTCATATGCAGATGATATTTATACGATGATGTTTGGAAGATTACTACAAGGAGCAGGGGCTATAGGTGCAGTAGCTACTGCCATGATAAGTGATTTTATCAATGAAGAAAATCGTGGCAAGGCGATGGCTATCATGGGATCATTTATAGGGCTTTCTTTTGCAGTCTCTTTAGTGCTTTCTCCTTTAATGAGTGCTAAGTTTGGACTTTCAAGTTTATTTGATTTAAGTGCTATTTTGAGTTTAATTTGTATCGTGCTTTTATTTAGTGTTGTGCCAAAAGAACATACAATCATACATGAAAATACCAAAACTCCATTAAAAAAACTTCTAAAAGAAAAAAATCTAGCTTTAATGAACCTTACTAATTGTATGCAAAAATTGCTTATGAGCATCGCATTTTTGAGTATACCTTTGGTTTTGGTACATGAGTTTAATTACCCAAGTGAAAATTTGTGGTATGTATATGTTAGCTCTATGGTGCTTGGCTTTTTGGCTATGGGTTTGTCAGGATCTTTGGGAGAAAAAAGAGGATTAAGCAAAGAGATACTGCTTTTAGGTGTGGCATTTTTTATTATTGCTTATATTATATTTGCTTTTTCATACAATGCTTTAGTATTTATGGTGGGTGTTGTGGTATTTTTTATAGGATTTAATCTACACGAACCTATCATGCAAAGTTGTGCGAGTAAATTTGCTAAGGTAAATGAAAAAGGCGCGGCTTTAGGTGTATTTAATGCTTTTGGTTATTTTGGAAGCTTTTTGGGTGGTGTTATAGGAGGGTATTTTTTACATCATTTTAGCTTAGTTACTCTTGCTTTTATTTTGGTTGTTTTGTCTTGTCTTTGGTTTGTGTTGCTTTTGTTTTTGCAAAGTCCAGCGGATTTTAAAAATGTCTATTTGTCTTTAGAAACAAAACATGATTTAAATGTATTTAAAAATATAAACGGTGTTTTAGATGTATATAAAAACTCTAAATTTTTAGTGATTAAATACAATAAAAAATTTACAAGTGAAGGGGAAATTTTAGCGATTATTGGAAAATAA